CGCACGCCTGCGAGCCCGGCCAAACCGCTTCCCCGATTGAGCCGCATCACTAGCGTCTCGGCCTGATCGTCGGCGTGATGGGCCGTCAGCAAGGCATCGAGAGCGTGATCGTCCATCCATCGGCCCAAGGCCGCGTAGCGCGCGGCGCGGGCATTGGCCTGGAGATTGCCCTCAGCGACCTCAACGCGCAGTATTGCGTGCGGGACGCCGATTTCTGCGCAAAGATCCGCAACCATTCGCGCCTCATCCGCGCTTTCGGGGCGCAAGCCGTGATCGACGGTGGCCGCTTCAAGTGATCCCGGACGCGCGGCGTGGGCAAGCAACAGCAGGGCCAAGCTGTCGGGGCCACCCGAGACCGCTACCCCCAGCCGCGCATTCGCAGGGACGAGCCGGTCGAGCCCGCTGCGAAATCGCTCGATCAGTTCGGGATCGATTGTCCTATCAATGGGGCCGGGCCTCTCAGCTGCAATTCACCTTGCGGCGGTTTGCCTCATACTGGTCCTTCAGGCGGCCTGTCGCAAGCGCCGGATAGGTTTCGCCAAACTCCGCCAACGCGATGCAGGCGCGATTGGTGTCTTTCAGCGCGATCATCGATTCCGCCAGGAAGAGCAGGCTGTCGCCAGCACGGCGGCCTTCCTTGTCGGTCTGATAGTTCTTGAGGAACCACGGCGCCGCCTCGCGCGGATTACCATCGTCGAGATAGGCGCGGCCCATCAGGTTGCGGCCATAGGTTGCCATCGGGTGGCCGGGATATTTCTCGAGGAATATCGACAGCTGCTGGCGCGCCTCCGGGTAGAAGCCGGCATCCCACAGGCGGAAGCCATAGGAATACTCATCGTCGCCCGCGTCGTCGGATTGCGGCTTCAGGATCGCCTGCACCGCGGCCAGCCGTTCGGCGCTGGGCCCTGCGGCTTCGGCGGGCTTGGCCGCCGGCCTCGTCGCTGCCGCCGCTGGCGTCGTCGCAACCTGCGAGGCTCCGCCCGTCATCGCACTGAGATTGGACTCGGCGGCGCTCGGCCCGGCAGGCGCAATCGGCTCGGGTGCGGGACCTTCCAGCGCCGCAAGCCGGGTGCCAAGCTGAGAAATCGCATTGGTGTTCTCTTCGGACCGTGCCGTGAGCTGCTGCAGCTGGCCCTCGATCGCGTCGAGCCGCGCAAGGATGTCGGTCACGGCCGTGGTCGACGGAGGCGACGTCGTCGAAGTGGTCGAGGACTGCTGGCCCGCATCGATCTCGGGCTGGAAGAACTTGCCGTCGCCGCCCGGAAACACCTTGCGTTGCAGTGCGCGAACTTCGGCCTCGATCTTGCGCAGCCGAGCCTCGCTCTCGCGGTCCTGCGCCGCAGCCGGGATCGGACTGGTCAGTACCACGCTGGCGGCGAGCGCCGGGGCAAACAGACGGACGATAGGGGATGGCATCTTGCTTACGCTCCTCAAACTTCATCGTTCGGCGACGCAAAACCACGTCCAGCCTTGCAATTGAGCAACTGGACTATGGGTGCGTGGCTGAACGCGGGGCGAATGATTGCCCAAGCGCGCGCTCCAAGTCGAGCGTGCGCCCGGCCTTATCCGCGTAAATTCTAGTTTAGTGCGGTCGGCGAGGGATTGGCCGAAGTCTCGGCCCGCGCCAGCAACGCAGCAGCCGAAACTGGGGCATCACCGATCACCATCGGTTGATCGGCCAGTTTGGGAACCTGCTGACCGCCGATCGTGATGGCGAAGGCATCGGGCCGCCCGGTGTTAATCCGGGGTTCTTGCGCATCGGCCGGAATCTCGAACCGCTCGCCCGAGGCCATCTGCTTTTCGAGCAGCTTGGCGCCGTTGGCGTCGTAGAAGCGGACCCACACCCCGTCCTCGAGCGCGGTGAACACGACCTGCCCGTCGCGCTTGACGACCGACTGTGCCGGCCCCTGGGCAGCGGCAGCGGTCGCGCCAGCCGGACCATTCTCGCCCGCGAGCATCTCGCTCTGAGCGGGCTGGAGCGGATCGGGGCCGGTGCCAGCGGCATAATAGGAGGAATAGAAGGCGATCGCGCCGCCGATCAGCAGAATCGCGGCAATGCCGCCCGCCCAGGCGAGGCCCGCCGACGGAACCTTGGCAGGATCGCCCGGTTCGAAGCTGGAGACGCGGTCGCCGCGATCGAGCCCGCTTTCCATCGACAACTCGCCGCGAACCAAATCCGCGATCTCTCTGTCGTCGAGGCCGACAAGCTTGGCATAGGTCCGCGAAAATCCGATCGCGTAGGTACGCGCCGGCAAGTCAGAGAACCTTCCGCTTTCGATAAGTTCGAGGTGCCTTATGGGAATGCGCGAATCCGAGGCCACCTGGGCCAACGTCAACCCCTGTGCCTCGCGCGCCTTGCGCAACGTATCACCCACGCCGCTACGCTGCTGCGTAGCGGCTTCACCCATATCTTCTTGTTCCATGACCCCGACCTAGCGACCGTTTATTGTTGCGGCGCACAAGATAATGAGCGCCTCTGACTGTCAAGCGGTGCGACTCCGTGGAACCTCCGCAATTCGACGAGCCGCGCCGCACGCGCGGCAGAAATGCGGCGTTAGCGTGAGTTAGTCGAGATCCATGCCGCGTTCGCGCGCCCATGCTTCAAGCTCCGTGCGGATCGAAATGCTCGGATCGAGCAGCCAATCGTTCATCGCTTCCGAAATTTCCTTGAGGTCGACCTTGCGGATCAATTCCTTGATAGGACCGACTGCGGCCGGCGTGATCGAGAAGCGGCGGAAACCTATGCCGAGCAAGGCAAGCGCTTCGAGCCGGCGACCGCCCATCTCGCCGCAAATCCCCAGATCGACGTCCTGCCCGACGGTCGCCTGGCAGATCCGTCGCAGGAAGCGCAGGATCGAATGGCTGAGCCAGTCGTAGCGCTCGGCCAGCTTGGGGTTGGCGCGATCGGCAGCAAACAGGAACTGCGTCAGGTCATTGGTCCCGACCGAGAGAAAGCTGAGCCGGGGGATCAGATCATCTAGCACCTCGGCCAGGGCAGGCACTTCGAGCATGGCGCCGTAATAGATCGCATCCGGCAGCAGCTTTTTCTGCTTCTTGAGGAACTCCAGCTGTTCGACGAACACCAGCTTCGCAGCATCGAACTCCCACGGCTCGGACACCATCGGGAACATGACATAGAGCGGACGTCCCGCCGACGCCTCGAGAAGCGAGCGGGCCTGGGCCTTGAGCAGACCCTCGCGCTCTAGCGCCAGGCGCAGGGCCCGCCAGCCCATTGCCGGGTTCTCGTCGAACTCGGCATTCTCCTCGCGCAGGTAAGGGACGGCCTTGTCGCCCCCGATATCGACCGTTCGGAAGATAACCGGCTTGTCGCCCGCTGCCTCGAGCACATCGCGATAGAGCCGGGTCTGGCGCTCGCGCTGGGGCATGGTGGCCGATACGAGAAACTGGAATTCGGTCCGGAACAGCCCGACCCCGTCGGCCCCTGTCATGGCGAGCGAGCTCATGTCGTCGCGCAGCCCGGCATTCATCATCACCTGGATGCGCGTACCGCAGCGGGTGAAGGGCTCGACATCGCGCAATTCGGCATAGGCGGCCTGTTTCTCGCGCGACTTGGCGAAGCGCGTGTCGAACGCTTCGGCGACTTGCCCCGAAGGGCGCATCGTCGCGGTTGCGCGATCGGCGTCGAGCAGGATCTCGTCGCCCTCGCGCACCATGCCGCGAATGCCGCGCGCCCGGCCCAGCACGGGGACGCCCATCGCCCGCGCGACAATCACCACATGCGCGGTGAGCGAACCTTCCTCCAGGATCACGCCTTTGAGCTTGCGCCGGTCGTATTCGAGCAATTCGGCCGGTCCGAGATTCTTGGCGATGAGGATCGTGTCGCGCCGCAATCCCTGGGTCGCGGCGGTGCCGAGCTGGCCCGAAACGATCCGCAGCAGGCGGTTCGCCAGGTCCTCGAGATCGTGCATCCGATCGGCCAGCAGCGGATCGTCGATTTCACGCATGCGCATTCGAGTGCGTTGCTGGACCCGCTCGATCGCCGCCTCGGCCGTCAGACCGCTGTCGATCGCCTCGTTGATGCGGCGCGACCACCCTTCGTCATAGGCGAACATCTTGTAGGTCTCGAGCACCTCCTCGTGCTCGCCGCCCCCGCCGAACTCGGCCTGGTTCGCCATGTTGTCGATCTGCTCGCGCATCTTGTCGAAGGCGCGGTAGACCCGCTGGCGTTCGGCTTCGATGT
This region of Altererythrobacter sp. CAU 1644 genomic DNA includes:
- the ptsP gene encoding phosphoenolpyruvate--protein phosphotransferase, yielding MSAAASARQILTRLHEVMASRMHAQGKLDRVVEIIGESLDSEVCSIYLLREGMLELFATRGLNQSAVHVTRMAIGEGLTGTIAQNVETLNLAEAKAHPDFQYRPETGEDKFHSFAGVPIVYRERAVGALNVQHVEPRRYEDIEIEALQTTAMVLSELIANAGLIDEEEAGSLSEGLSGTQTVEGLTLVKGLAAGHAVFHQPRVEIVQVMAEDIEAERQRVYRAFDKMREQIDNMANQAEFGGGGEHEEVLETYKMFAYDEGWSRRINEAIDSGLTAEAAIERVQQRTRMRMREIDDPLLADRMHDLEDLANRLLRIVSGQLGTAATQGLRRDTILIAKNLGPAELLEYDRRKLKGVILEEGSLTAHVVIVARAMGVPVLGRARGIRGMVREGDEILLDADRATATMRPSGQVAEAFDTRFAKSREKQAAYAELRDVEPFTRCGTRIQVMMNAGLRDDMSSLAMTGADGVGLFRTEFQFLVSATMPQRERQTRLYRDVLEAAGDKPVIFRTVDIGGDKAVPYLREENAEFDENPAMGWRALRLALEREGLLKAQARSLLEASAGRPLYVMFPMVSEPWEFDAAKLVFVEQLEFLKKQKKLLPDAIYYGAMLEVPALAEVLDDLIPRLSFLSVGTNDLTQFLFAADRANPKLAERYDWLSHSILRFLRRICQATVGQDVDLGICGEMGGRRLEALALLGIGFRRFSITPAAVGPIKELIRKVDLKEISEAMNDWLLDPSISIRTELEAWARERGMDLD
- a CDS encoding helix-turn-helix domain-containing protein; amino-acid sequence: MEQEDMGEAATQQRSGVGDTLRKAREAQGLTLAQVASDSRIPIRHLELIESGRFSDLPARTYAIGFSRTYAKLVGLDDREIADLVRGELSMESGLDRGDRVSSFEPGDPAKVPSAGLAWAGGIAAILLIGGAIAFYSSYYAAGTGPDPLQPAQSEMLAGENGPAGATAAAAQGPAQSVVKRDGQVVFTALEDGVWVRFYDANGAKLLEKQMASGERFEIPADAQEPRINTGRPDAFAITIGGQQVPKLADQPMVIGDAPVSAAALLARAETSANPSPTALN
- a CDS encoding tetratricopeptide repeat protein, whose amino-acid sequence is MPSPIVRLFAPALAASVVLTSPIPAAAQDRESEARLRKIEAEVRALQRKVFPGGDGKFFQPEIDAGQQSSTTSTTSPPSTTAVTDILARLDAIEGQLQQLTARSEENTNAISQLGTRLAALEGPAPEPIAPAGPSAAESNLSAMTGGASQVATTPAAAATRPAAKPAEAAGPSAERLAAVQAILKPQSDDAGDDEYSYGFRLWDAGFYPEARQQLSIFLEKYPGHPMATYGRNLMGRAYLDDGNPREAAPWFLKNYQTDKEGRRAGDSLLFLAESMIALKDTNRACIALAEFGETYPALATGRLKDQYEANRRKVNCS